DNA sequence from the Lonchura striata isolate bLonStr1 chromosome 7, bLonStr1.mat, whole genome shotgun sequence genome:
GGAATGTTGATAAGGTTTTTCTGcccaagttaaaaaaaaacaaaaacatgaatATAGGCTTCTGTTAGTAATGTGTTTAAGCGTACTTTCTTTCAAGCATTTTTTCCCACACCCATTTTGTTCACATCCACTATAAATTTTTTCTACTGTATGAACTTTCAAACAAACTTAAGTGTAGCATATACTTAAAATGATTATGTAGGGGGTAAAACCCAAGAACTTTTTGGTTAATTTTGCTAAATTACTTATCTGCaaaattttaatgcattttgctTTCAGTTCTTGATTTAACTAAATTTGTATTTGGGTGATAAGTGAGTGACAATGGGACAGCATGATGTGTGGTATGAAATAGTGTGCTGGTTGTGTTGAGACCTTTCAAGGTTGCCATTTGCTGTGCTACACTACCAAGCCAGCATTTTTACTGGGATTGCTCATTTGCATCTTGCAGGTTAAACTTGGAGCACAGGCTTTTGGAAGGGAAAGAAGTTTGCTTAGGTAAAGTGTAGTGGTGCAGCTAATTCCATTTCAAGCCACAATTATTCAGGAAATTACCTGTCATTGCCTATTCCTTTGGTTTTACTATTACGATCCAAgaacaaatcacaaaaaaaagtCAGCACCCTGAGATAATTTGGCAAATGCTTTTCTGCCTATGCCAGCTATTGTTCTAACAACAGACAACCTGCAGAGGCTCTGGTTAGCTGAAATTAAAAAAGCTCTAGAGAAGAACAGTTATTGAAAACCTGATTAATTTACAGCTTCTCATGTGTAAGAGAAGTAAGAGATAAGACTACAGACCCAAAAAGTTTATGGGATATGAATGAAAGCCACTTCACCTGGGAGATGACAGGTGAAAAAAGATGACTAAAGACCTACCAAGCCAGATGAGCAATGCCCTAGATGCTAAATAAGGAGATCAGTGAAATTCACTAAGAATTCTGAATTGTAGCCATTTGACTCACATGGAAACCATTAGAGTTGTGCTCTTGTTGAACCAGGGGAAGCCCTAGGTAAGCACGTTACAGATGACTCAGAGGAGCTGGCTCTGAACTGAAGCAATTTCTAAATGACAGAGATGCCAAAGACAACCCTATCATCAACCAGGTTGAGCTTTGGATTAATGAAATGCagaataaacaggaaaaattatGTTTCCACTTTGATTAAGATGGTATTTAGGCTCACCctaattaattcatttttagtAATTTCCTTTAACTATTGCTATTAACCATCCAGCTTATTAAGAACCACAGAATATCACAGATCTAAATGACTGCCTAACAGCTGCAAGAAGTTCATTCGGGACCTACAATCAAACTTTTCTCCCACAGGAAGAAGGCATCAGTAACCACCCTTCTGCTGCGCTCTCACCCCAGTCTCAGTTCTCAGTCCCTTTCTGCCCCGGCTAGCTCCCGATGGGGCGAGAAGGGCAAATGGAAGCACCCTCCgctgagcccagcagggctttggagagtgctcTGTGGGTCTGACAGGCGCAGCTGAATCCCACGGCGTGGCAAAGAAGAGAGTCTCTTGTTAGGGGCTGAATCCAAAGGTTATTGTAGCCCAGCAGGGCCCAACAACACCTGAACAACGCCAGCTAACAAGAGCCCCAGCAGGGCGCTTGCAACACCTTATATACTGAGAGGAGGGAATTGTTCAGCCAATGGGAGCACAAGGGGAGTGGCTCTTGTATAGACAGACACATATGGGAACCAATGAGGGATGGATATGGGCGGGGCCCCAGGCCCCTGTCCAATCACCAGGCAGCCAGGATGGAAGGTTCTGGATGTATGGGCGGggacaccgagtgacagacaggGAGCCTGGGAGGGGCCAAGGGAATGACTGACACTCGGGGGAGGATTGACACCCAGGGCAAGGCAGGAAAACAGGGACAAACCAAGCTGAATGTGGGGGTACACGGGAACGAACCATTACATTGTGAAATGATAATAAAACACGCAATAACACAACTCCACCCCCTTCCATTAATCCAGGGTTCTCTTCCTCTCTCGAAACAGTAGCAAATTACTCATACACTAAAATTCTGAGAGCTTACCCTTCCAAGACAGCATCTCCTCTATATGCATCAAGGGATTGTTACACAAAGAAGCCAAACAtagttttttttcagaaatgctggTTTTGTTAAATATTACCAAAGCTCTAAGGCATCTTTATGGTATAAGAAAACAATGTCTTAAATCAAAAAACACATGATTACTATTGTGACATCCTTATCACTATGTCTTTAATAATAACAGGCAGGTCATCACTTAGGGAAAGTGACAGTGTCCCTGTGAACATATTTTTGGTCTTATCTGATCATTTGCCTTAACCACCCTGTGACTGCTTTATGCTACACCCTGCAATTATTTTCTAGTATTCTCTACCTGCATTTCTAATCCCAAACgtaataatatattaaataattactAAATGTCACTGTATAAATATAGCACCCAACCAAAATTAATGACCCATGGGATACTTTTTGCTATCCAAAGTAAACATGGATGGTTTGAAATTTTAATAACCATAAAAACAATTACATGCTGCTCACAAAATGACCAGAAGATCTAGGTAGTTAAGCTTCAAAATTCAGAGCTAATGAAAGCTAATGAAAGCTTCCAAAGACCCATTAGTCAGAAAATTCATGAACATAAACAGGGCTTGATAACCACAAAAGCGAGTCAAAACAAACTCCTTAAACAACACAGAATCAAGCTGAGTGGATAAAGAAGGGAAATGAAGACCAACCAAAATCGAgtacttcatttaaaaaaaggcttttaatATATAAATCTGAAtacaaaaataaccaaaacacCCTACAGTCATCACAAACAATCCTCAAGGTTTTCTCTTATCAGTTCCCTGACAGTTTGGCAAGCGCTTGTTTTCTCTGTTGTGCAGTCATATACTCACAGGCTTCCAAAATATTTACTATAATTAAAGTCTGTTGCACTGTTTTAGCTTTTACCCATATTCTTCCATTCATTCCCAGCACCAGCTCAAATGGGTACAATTGTGACAACTCTTGAATTATTTCACATTTGGGAGCCAAGAGCCTGtgaacaagacaaaaaaaaagtcagaggAAGGAGTGATCATGCTTACAGAGACCACATTATTATTGACCAGTAGCTCCAGCAGTACTGCTATTATGGGAGCCATTTAAGAAACACTGAAAGATTATAAAGTTCTATATACATCCAACATAGCAATACAGTATCAGATTTTCAAGGCTCCTGGCATATAAAATGCATGCacctaaaaaaataaagccattaTAAATTTACTTTTGTCATTAGATTCAGAAGCAATCCCTGATAAGTTTAAAGTTAATTGATACTTTTACACACAATTCTATGAGCAAATAAATCTAAAAGTACACAATTTGACCAAATGACATTTTTGATGTGCTATTTATTTGACACCCCAGAGGTGTCTTTCAAAACAGGACTTCCCTTCTATTTCAGGAAACAGTATTAACAGCAATAAATAGCCTACTTCATTTTTATTAGATGACAACATACTAAATCCTGTAATGCGTCTAGAATTAAATCAAGATTAGACAAGTattcacaaaaaataaaagcataccAGTATTTAGCAGTTTACTTGTAAtatgctgttattttttttacttgtatACAGACAAAACTTGGAAAACAGAATGGCTGCAAGAAGCTTTTGTATCAGTTCATGCTGACTTCTAATAGGACATATAAATCAGACAATGCCAGGTATGAAaaagctgctctgcagtgccagaTTGCTTATCCAAAGAatgacaaaacaaacaaaaaactccacccaaaaagcaaaaacaaatttTGACTATTGTTTATCCATGTAATCTGGTATACTTTaacagtcacaaaaaaaaaagtcatgtaTTTACATCAGCATAAGCAACTCCAAAGTTCACAATACATTTAAAAGCTTATGAAACAGTTCCTGGATTTATGTGTCAGCCTTAAACTAAAAtccaacatttttaaaatctgtatttcaatgttatttatttttatttggaagTCAGAAAATAATGTGTACTGATGTGCAAAGATCCCTTTAATCAGCTGTCAGCCAAACATACACCCTCTATTACCCCCACGAAACAGAACAAGGACAATAAGCATTGCCAAGTTTTAAACTCCAAGGTAATATGTACATAGCTGAAACACTATCCTGAATGTTTGACTACCCCAAGACACTACTTTTATTTTCCATACTGCCTTGGCATCCACATCACTATTTTTAAACAGGTGATGTAACACCATACAAAagagcttctaagtctcttaaaagaaaaaataaacttttcttctAGATCAATCCATACTCTATTCAGTAAATCTGGTTTCAACGCACTACAAGAATCACACAGTCTGATTTACCAAACTGCCCACACTACTCAGAAGAAACAGCTGTGGTAATTTATACGTGAGAGtgactaattacatttttagtaCTTACTTTCTTATTAGACCTAAGGAAACTTTAAAGAGGAAGCCGTCTTGTCCAATTATTCCCATGCCACTTGATTTTCCACTGCTGTCTATACACACCATCTCTGGTTCCATGTCTTTATTTGCTACAACAAACTGACCATAAATAAGATCTCCCACCTAAACAAAACAGTGTCAAAGAACAAAAGTACAGGATTTTATCTCTTATAATCATTTAGCAGgacaacaataaaaaatatcacaccgattttgtttttctttacagTTTTACCTTTTACATTCTGGTAATGGCATTTCATGGGAGTGCAGAAACTATGGCATGCATGTGCAACACAACCATTCATAACAGCGCTGTTAAAAGAACCCACACAACTAATATTTTCTACCAGCATCACGTTTTAAAACCCTAACATCGGAGCGCCCTTTCGGAGGCACCTTATGAACTGCATCTGCTCCTGGCAAACCAACACATGAGAGTGAAGCACCCAGCCAGCTGAGAGAGAACAAACCACGCTAGTTACGGTcctaaaaaaccccagagaGGCCGCGGCCAGTGGTGCAAAACGCTCTGAGGAGGACCAAGGCGAAACCATTAGAACCAGACCTCCCCTAACTTCCCCTAAGAAAAGCCACTGGAACGCGACACGGGCGCCACCAAAGGACGCAGCTGAAGCGTCACCGGCAGCGAAGCAGGGCACCCACCTGCACGTTCGGCCTGTTCCTCTTCGTGGCACCTTCGAAGGCCAGGTAGGACAGGGACGCGGGCTCGCTGCCGCCCACGTCCAGCCGGAACACGTCCCCCGCTTTGGCCGTCACGATCCCGATGACGTGGTCGCCCTTCACCGGCACGTACTGCAGCGGGCGAGGGGGACAGAGGGTCAGGGGAGCGCGGGctaacacacagacacacagacacacacacagacacacggacCCTACCCGCTTCTGCTGCGAGTCCACCCAGAaggcgccgccgcccgcgggccGGTGCCGCAGCAGCCCGCACTTGGTCACCagcagcccggccccgctgcgccgcagccccggcccgcaCAGCAGCCGCCCCTGCGGCGCCGTGCCCGCGCTCAGCCGCAGCCGCTCGCCCTCCGCGTCCTCGTCGTAGTGcgcgggcagcagcagcaggtcccCGGGCAGCACCACCTGCCCCACCAGCGCCTCGGCCGGcgcgccgcgctccgccgccatggccgcgcctcgggccggggcggcggctgCGCCCTGCGCCCCGCGCCCtgcgcggagcggccgcggcgcGCCAGCGACACCGCCCGGCCGGTCCCCGAGCTGcagccggccccgcgccgctcACGGCGCCTCCGCCAGCCGCCTGCCTTTCCTGCGGGAAGCAGCCCGCCTTCCAGTTCTGCCGGGGGGCGGCCAAGGTGATGTTCATTTCGCACTTACGCGTCGGAATTAATAAACACACGGAGCTAATTCTTCCAGCTGCAGTTACAAGGGTTTTGAATACCCGATTAGAAGTTGACAGCAAAACAAACAGCTGGTAAATATGAGGTGACCGTCAGCCGATGAGTTTGGCAGGGAGCAAAAAAGATCACATCAGTTGTGAAGGGAAACTGCTCACAGACAGATGGTATTAAAACAGTTGGAAAGGATCACAATGGGTCATCTGGCCCATCCTCCCTGCTTtaagcagggtcatcctagagcacGTTGCACAGAACTGCATCTAGACAGTTTTCAGTATCTCTAGATAGagtccacaacctctctgggcaatccgTTCCAGTGTGTGGTCACCTGCACAAAGTAAAGTTCTGCCTCCTGTTTAAATGGAGCTTCCtatgcatcagtttctgcccattccTTGGTGTCCTAGTGGTTGGCACCACGAAGCAGAGCTTGGCACCTCCCCTTTAGATATTTATACATATTAATAAGGTCCTCTATCAAGCAtctcttctcaaggctgagCAGGCTCAGCTCTCTCTTTCCTTATAAGAGATGCCCAAGTCTCTTAATGATCTTCATAGCTCTCTGCTGGACCCACTCCAGATCTTCatgtctctctgtccctgcggagcccagaactggacacagcactccaggcaGAACCTCAGCAGACGGGCAGATTCACTTCCCTTGACATGCTAGCAGTGCTTTTCCTAATGCACCCGGGGGtaccattggccttcttggcaaCAAGGGCACTGCTGCAAGACCTTGTTGTCCATCAGATCCtcctccacagagctgctccccagcagatTACCCCCAGCACTTGGGATTATTCCTCCCCACGTGCAATACCCTGCATTTGCCATAGCTGAATTTCAGTTTCTTCTCTGCTCATTCAACTCCATTTTTTTCAAGTCTCTCTCAAGGGCCACAAAACCCTCTGAGGTCTCGGCCTCTCCTCCCGGTTTTGTGCCCTCGGGGACCTTTCCGGCCAGGCCCTTCACCCCTCCGTCCGctcctgcgggcggcgctgggGCCGCTGCGCTGCCGCCGCTGTTGCGGAGCAACCCCGCGCGCTGGTaggagcggagcggggccgggccgggccgggggctgcagccccggcgCTCCGGGAGCTGCTGTCCGAGGGAAGGCGGGCGGCTACAGCAGAGCGGAGCAGGCAGCACCGGCTGCCGGGGACTGGCGGAGTGTGAGGGAGGCGGGTAACGGGCTCCGCGCCCCggggcagggctgaggagcCCGGGCAGGGGGGCGTGGGCGGCGGCTCCGGGTTACGAGGGTGGGCACACTAAGGCCACCTGGAGCCCCCGTGAACGCGGAGGATGGGCTGTAGTCACTGTGTCAATTCATTGCCTGGGCTCTCTGCCCTGGCACGTTTTCAGCCCCCTTGGCAGCAAAGGACGGCTCCTGTGTACTTAGACTGGGCTGGTGGAGTGTGTGCAGAGATCTGTGCCTTTCGTAACTGTAGAGCGTTCAGACCCTCGCCTTGCACACATCTCTTAAAGATAGCTTTGACAGTTCAAACTAAAATTACCCTTAATTGTCCTCAGAGTTAGTTGCCTGTTCTCTGCATAGAAGTTTTTAATGTCCTGTTGTGCTTTtcaatgttgttttttttgttttgttttggtttggtttggtttttttgttttgttttgtttttttttgttttttgttatcaTGCAGCCCTAGAATTAGCAGTGTGTTTCCAAGTACTTTATGAATTATACATGTCCAAACAATAAGGTGGGgtttaagcattttttttttctgcagtgattGTTATAACTGAGCTGTCACTGGCGCCTTTAAGAGCTAAATTACTGCTAAATAACTTTCTTGTATAAATTGAAGGCTTAGTAAAAAGTATTGTCATAATCAGTGTTTGGCACCTGAAGCAAGAGTTCTTAGAGCCCCTAACTTAATTCTAACATTGATGTCTAATGTCTGTCTGTTTATTGTCAGTAGATTTGGATGGAGTCTCAGTATCTGAAGcaatgcctgggaaattgtttGAAGAAGGGACTGGCAGAGGTTGTAGAGCATCGGCCAGCAGATCCAATAGAGTATCTTGCACACTGGATTTACAATTACAGAAGAAActtagatgaagaaaaaaaggtagaTCTAacttaggcaaaaaaaaaaaaaaaaaaaaaaagaaaaaaaaaaagattgctaCAATATAGTTGATGCTATTTAATATatctttcatttttatgtttAATTGATTCTGTGTTACATCTGAAATAGAGAATGCTGGAGAGAGCTGAGATAGAGCAAGAACGGGAGGCAGCCCTAGCAGAACTTGAAAGGTTAAAAATCCAGGAAGAAGAGCAGCGGAAACTTGAAGAACAACGTCAGGTTATTAATAATAGATAACTCCAAGCAGCATATGGTGCTGTGGCATCTTGGAGCTCTTTGTATACTTC
Encoded proteins:
- the EXOSC3 gene encoding exosome complex component RRP40; its protein translation is MAAERGAPAEALVGQVVLPGDLLLLPAHYDEDAEGERLRLSAGTAPQGRLLCGPGLRRSGAGLLVTKCGLLRHRPAGGGAFWVDSQQKRYVPVKGDHVIGIVTAKAGDVFRLDVGGSEPASLSYLAFEGATKRNRPNVQVGDLIYGQFVVANKDMEPEMVCIDSSGKSSGMGIIGQDGFLFKVSLGLIRKLLAPKCEIIQELSQLYPFELVLGMNGRIWVKAKTVQQTLIIVNILEACEYMTAQQRKQALAKLSGN
- the DYDC1 gene encoding DPY30 domain-containing protein 1, with product MESQYLKQCLGNCLKKGLAEVVEHRPADPIEYLAHWIYNYRRNLDEEKKRMLERAEIEQEREAALAELERLKIQEEEQRKLEEQRQAQLEKELAELEAQKKEAEMQLQQEDQEENEDTIAEGTDRSGTPTSPKAEEPDESEPSQTDLPTVVEEEEEEEEEEEEES